acgtgtaccaagatatttgcactagaaactttactagaccaaaaatacttaataaaaaattgtgtttttgcagtgttagtCAGTTAGTTAGTGATTTtgactgcaaaataaataaataaattagaaaattttaaaaatcaaacaattggGAAATCATGGAGGGACTGGTCAATGTGGAAAGCTATGTAGTAGATATTATCTATGTAGTACTTATTGTAGAAATGTGAATCTGTCAGTGTGTAGTGATTTAATTCAGAAGTCATTTTACAGTGTAaagattctgtttaaaatatgtgATTGACAAGAAGAAgagtgcaaagaaaaaacacttcaaacagTTCTATAAGCTTCCATACTATATCAAATTACATCAGTTTATATATGACAAAAATAGGTTTGTGCATGAAGTTCTAACCCGagacattttaaacaccaaatataaataaagaaaacaacaaagttgtccttcaaaaggaaaaaaaaaaggatagttgaaaccaaaacatcaaactgaaaactttaccatccagtttttggaagaaagagaaaaacgataaatcatgccaATAGAAATTATTaagcttgttttcatttatcatgtgattaaatgatttattgacCATTGTGACAGGCATAGGTGTAACATGGCTAACTGTGAGGAAGTGAGAGGAGCTGTGGACAGAATCTTACCTGCAGAAGGACTCCGCTGTGAGCGTCCACGTTGGGCCAGGGGTTCTTGGCTTTCCCCTGCTCTAGCAGCACATTGGGTACAATTTTGTAAAGCTGGGCAACCATCTTAAACATGGGGTCATTCGGCAGATGCTTCAGGGCAAACTCGCGCTGGCAGGTGTAACGCGGGTCAGTCTTTCTTAGGACAGCATGGCCGTAGCCTGGAACCAcctagaaaaaataaaaaatgcgaCGCGCATCGTTACACAACCGATGAGATCACAATCTCCTTGCAGGGCTTTTGACTTTAACTGGATGTCGATGCAAACAAAGTCATGGCTGAGTGGGAATGTTTGGGTTTGATTTTTACCCTTCCAGACTTGAGTGTGTTCCAGATATAATCCCTCATCCTCTCATCAGATACTTCTCCTCCGAGCTCCTTCTGCAGGGCCGTCAGCCACACCAGCACTtcctgcaacagaaaaaaaccaaacaagttATTTACGTTTCCATCCATTTCATGAATATCATTACGTTATTAGTATAACACAGTGACGTGAGCACTACAGTAAAATGCCAGGATTGTTtctgaaaaccaaaacattcctcactgtaaaattcaagcactttttaAGCACTTTCAAGgtcagttttcaaacttttccagcactgGACTTtggagatgaaaaaaaaaacgaactaCTGAAGCCAGTTTAAATTCACTATTTTATGACATCATTTATTACTGTCATTAATGTCTTGGGATAATATTGCACAGATGAgacaaagaaactaaaataataaaatttgatgCCCTACTCACTTGAATGTGCTGAGAAAGTCatgaaaaatctcaaaatatcttCTCACTAAGTTTTACTGTACTTAGCAAATAGATataatttttgtaattctaacaaaacaaacaaacaaaaaaacaactaatttggTTTGATGTAACTTtagaaagtaagaaaaagatGCCGGTGTCTTTTCATGATCTTTAAATATGTGGTTTCAATTGTAAACAACACTTtccaaatttaaactttaaatcaaactctAGATTTCACTTTATTCCTAACCTTTgtagtttgaatatcaagcactttcaatAACTTTATACACAAATCAAACACTTTCAAAaccttgaaattaaataattttaaaggattttaagCACCTGTACAAACCCTGATAACTGGAGAAATTTGGCATTAAATTAATGAGGATTATATAAATTTAGCTAATGATTAATGACGTGCAAACACTagaatcttaataaaataagtataaaaattaaaaacgcTAAGGTAGGTAGTTTGAACCACGACAAAAGAGTTTATTGTTggttaaaatggaaataaaaagctaaatttccTTCAGCATATAACAAGAGAAGTCCATagaaataaatcctgaaatgtgcaaagttaaaacaaacacataaactcatacagtctttaaaaaatattttaaaaagcccTATGGGATTGTTCTCAATATATTTAGTACAAGTACAATATTATTGCAACCTTTACTCGCTTATTAAAGTTAAATCTGAAGGAATAAAGTATTAATTATAGCAGTTTTTCTGAGATTCCATTCCCAGTCTACTTATGCATTAGGTTTATTAGGGCTTACTCGTTTCAGTAATAAGAAAAAAGTCtctttacacaaaaacaaaaaacattttgtactaTTAAAGAATTTGATTCCAAGCTAAACATCTTCAGGTTctagggtttcccccagtgtattataagcctggcgggccaccaggctttccTTGTGCCCCCACCAAGCTAAGcgttgcttatttatttaaatctttttaaaatgtttgcattttctaagattttatagttggtgttcaggtattaatcttccaagcTTCCAAtaacataattatcaagtgaaattttctgttaactttaaaaaaaaatttaactcaaaaacacgacgggctgctgggtgaatgactgccctagcgcccaaccaccaggcttagcaggttttctggaggaaacctcTCTGTATGTTTATAAATTTGCTAACAGGGGTAAACAGAGCAAGTTGAAAAGGCTACTTTAGTTTGAGATGATAATGAGTCATGTACAAACCTGATTGGCCAGGCCGTGGAGCGGACCGGCCAGACCGTTCATAGCTGCGCTGAAGGACAGATAGGGATCAGAGAGGGCGCTCCCTACTAGGTGGCTGGTGTGGGCGCTGACATTGCCTCCTTCATGGTCACTggtggaaaaaagagaaacgaCATCATCAGGAGGAAACTACACCTCAAACATGTGACGCCGGGGGCGTGCCGTAGTGCCGTGGTGGAGTAGCACggcccatgtttggaggccttgagtcctcgaagTGGCCatcgcgggttcaactcccggatccgacgatatttgccgcatgtgtTCCTCcctctcctgtcagcctactttcatataagggacactagagtccacaaaaaataaaaaaaaaatcatgacgCCCCGACCGGCCGCCGCCATCAAACCTGGTACTAGGACTGTCCTCAGAACGCATACAGCAAACCGACCACGGACAGACAGagaagttttgtgtttttttggatTACGAACTCTTGAATTTCAGAAATGGTAGATTTTCAAACCTAAAAAGATTACATCTTTTACTCAGACATAATATTTTTCCTGAACTGTATTCAAAATCAATACACTGATTAAAGCACCGACTGATGTATTTCTTCAGTTGTAAACCGaacaccaaaacagaaaaaacaaacttcttccAAATAATTTGTAACTTGAATAAACCGCATAACGCtaactttagttttttaatcttttttgttgtatcaaccatccagacccctcaggtcttctggatctgctctgcatccccagaaccagaaccaaacatggagtagcagcattcagcttctatacATCGcaaatctgaaataaatttccagaaaactgccgaaacaccgagttcctttaaataaCCCCACCTGATTagagtttattttgaaacataaatgaaacattttgatgagATGGCAGTTGACAAATTGTAATAATGCCTCAATTGATGACTGTGTTgtatgattttgtatttttataatcttgaactgccttgttgttaaaatatgctaggtaaataaacttgattgatttattgattccCAGTGAAGCTAATTTTACACAACAGTCACTATATGATAATGCAAATTTCAATACTTGAGAGATAAGTAGATCTGTGTATTATGACGAATAAAACAACTGTTACAACTCTAATAGCCAGAGAAAGATTGCAAAAATATAATAGtaagaagtggaaaaaaataagtagaaaaatacacaaactagaagaacatttttcaacaatGATAGGTGTCTCTATTGTAAGAGTGGATTATGAAGTtggtcattaaaaataaatttaaattttcttagTGTCACATAGTTTACCCAACTTTGCCACCATAAGCTAAATTCTTAGGTCTTGTAATTGAGAAAATCTgttactttttccattttatacaTGTCATATCCATCCAGTCATCTAAGGTTGGTTTGTCCGGTGAAAACCATTGTCTTATAATAATCTTTTTACTTGTTGTTAATACAATAGTCATTagatatttgtttctttttgaatCCACTCGCCAAATTACCTGAACTTGCTCTTGAAAGGAATGTTCTGCTTGAAAATATCTCGTAGGCTTAATTTATCTCTGTCCAGTAATATTTTATCATTAGGCAgtcgcaaaaaaaaaagaagttttttccccgtgtgggttttattttgcaaatccAACTGAATTTGAAgctttttggggggaaaatgcTGCAGGTTGAGTAAATGACCTGAAATGAAAGTACTGAGCTTCTTTGCAAAGATAAGATCATGAGGGAAGTTGTTGTTTCCTGAAGCTGCTATTCAACTACTGGAGcctttttaaataactaataTAGTTACCTCGGCTGGCGTTTCCACATCAGGAAATAAGGCCAAATTAGACAAAGCAGGTATAAATCTATTCTAGAACACAGAACTGAAGAggaggaagtttgtttttggactAAACCCAGAACTAAAAGTTGAGTTTTGTCTTTGAATGTTGTTAAACTGTAAGAGCCGTTTATTTGTTACAGGTGTTCATATTTTCCACAGCCTCAGGTGACTGCATGAGGGTGTGGTCACATATCAGGTACCTGACCCAAAGGTAGTTCGGTGAGTGTGTTATTTTGCCAACGCGCTACTTGCTTTGAATGACTCACTAGAGATTAATCGCAGTACAGAAACCAACTCAGCCGGCCGCTTAAATTCATACTTTAACTCTATTGACAGgagtaatttgtatttttgctttcaaTCGACATTCTTACTATTTTCTGACCGGAGGCAGAGGGACAATTCAACCCAATTTATCCAGAAATGACCAATGGCCCTCATTGAAGCCATTGTTAGGaattacaaacagaaatgttgtggTTTACAGCATATATGTTCCGAAATCTAAAATGCTCAACATTGTCCAGGATTGTGGATCATCCTGGTGAATGTTGATCCACCGTAAACTAACAAACGCTATAGCTCAAACTGttctgaactgaatgaacttcAGTTATACGAgccagtttctttttaaaagatttactaGATACATAGTCTttatgtcattgtttttaaaataattataattacacatctatgttttcaaatttttaatgaTACTGTTGTGTAGTCAAAGTGTGCATCTGTAAGTAACTGTGCTACTGACACTCACTTAGATACTCttgtaaatgatttttttttatctctaaaagTTTTTATCTTGGTTATATAAAGGTTGAAGAAGATctaaaaagacattaaatatttctaGAGACTactgaaaattattaaaacataagaTGCATAAAAAAGCTAGTAGCTTTAGAAGAAGAGAAGATAACTAAGGTTAGCCTACCCCAGCTCCTCAGTCCTGATGTTCTGCTTATTAATTTTTGTCACAAAGAAAAATTTAGAGTCAAATACCATTAGTTAAAAAGAACTAATCACAGCAACCAACTTCAATATGCCACATTCAGAACTTACACCATAAAAGTTACCATTGTTAGTTTGaaatctaacaaaaaaacaaaaaaaaacaggtttatgATGCATGAAGACATTTGATTTCCCACCTGTGGATGGTGAGGTAGAGCCTCATTAGCTCGGTGAACTGGGCGTCACTGTAGCCCAGCATGTTGGTGAAATTATGGGACCAGTCCAGGTTGGAGTCGATGGCGCCGATGCTGCTGCCTTCACGGTAAAGGTTGCGGTAGATCTTAGCAGCAATGCAGGGCAGCTTGGCAATCAAGTCCATGGAGTCTTCATAGACGAACTAAGAAAAGCAATGGAAACGGTTGAGTTTCACTTCACATTTAACCAAATAAAGTGTAAAAGATTGGACAGAAACTTTGTGAAAAATTCGTCAAGATTAGTGGCACTTCACCAAAAGTGTTTGCTATATTGCACTCAGTCCCAGAGCCACTGTTTATCAAGACAGGAAGTGTTGAGCAGATTTACACTCACCTCCCAGTACTTGGACTTGTGCACTCCCTCAGAGTACGCCCGGGCAAAACTGCTCTCACTGTTCAGAGCCGTGATGGCAGCACTGAACTGAGACATGGGGTGCAGGTTTGTGGGGAAGTTATCCAACATGGTGACAACGTGAGAAGGGAGTGCTGCTCTCTTTGCCCACTCTTTGGACACCCAGTTTACCTAcaggggcaaaaaaaaagaaagaaaagaaaaacaacataactcAAACAGCTGAAAGCCAACACTACAATCAGATAACAGTACCGTCTTATCAACTGTATTGATATTGTTCAAAGAGGTTAGTTGAAGCAATAAAATCTTAGTGACTCAGGGTTCAATTTTTGAACAGTAGGTCAAAGTGCAATGACAGAAGGGCCATCTCTGGAACAGTTTTTGAAGTACATCATTTTATAGAAATACTAGCGGTGTGCTGATTGTAATTTTCTGGCCAATTGCTGATCTTTAAAATGCCTGACCTGccaatgtttttgtctgaaatgtcgccATCAAGAAAGTCGCTGACTTGGTGACAGGATGGTGACTCGTTAACTagaaacatgcagacatgacgaGGTatgccggtctgtcagtcaaacctctcatgAGGGAGCAGAaaaggacagtggctgattttcagacctttggtgaggtagataagatgggtggataagatcggcttcacatgtaagcaTCGACTaatcactgatctcccaaaataaaggaaatcGGGGTCGCACCCCTAGTGAATCAACTGCTGACAAATCTATCACAACTAGAACCGATCAAAAGCATTTCCAACTTTCGTAATGATTATCTCGATCCCCATTCTAGGCtccaaaaatcaatcaaaagcTATTCGCAATTAGTCAGAGTTGCCTTACAAAAAGGAAGTGTATTCAAATGCTTTGTGCCTGCTTACAGTGGTCTATACTGAAGAAGTTACTGCAACCATTAAATATGAGTCATactttatttgtgtatttaaaaaagccTTTCTGTTTATATCTGGTTCCTGTTTTTTATGGTTGGATGCACTCATTATGTGTTGCTTCTTATTTGAATTCCAGGCATTTACAGTGAGGTGCTGTGTTATTATAGATGAACCAAATATATGTCTTTGTATAAACAGCTTTGTTATTCTTGCTTGATCTTAAGGCGTCACTTGTACCTCTAGGAAATTGGACGCTGACTAGTTAGCATGCCAGAGTCTCCTTGTTCAAATCAACAGCATCTTTCTCACCTGCTCCTCTGTTGGGATTTGTCCAGTTACCAGCAGCCAAAAGAGGCCTTCAGGCAGTGGCTCCTCACCTCCTGGAGCTTTAGGCAGCAACTTTTGGCACTCTGGAATGCTGTAGCCTCTGAAACGGATGCCCTGCGCACCAACACGCATAGGCACAGAAGACACAAATGAACTcgtgtggaaaaaaataaaaacaaatattcaacaagaaattttcttaaacaaaaattttgagattaggCTCGTCACAGGATGATAGATTGtgctaaaaacatttcaagtaatatattggaAATAGTATAAGACAAGTTCACCCTCTCAAAggcattttaaatgtccaaaataaaacacaaaaccaataaataaaaaaggaaatgaaaaacgCACgcaaaccataaataaaatagtttatgaagtgtctgtaaacaaaattgaccTTCAAAAAAGTGTTAATCGGAATGCAAATcattgagttcattttaatttatgtgagtaattgattaattgtgacAGGCTTAGTTGAGATGTtaagttttaaatgtaacaCACAGCAGATGCGCTCGTCAATaaattgtttctaaattaatctTGTGTAATACtgaaattttcttaaaaactacATTCTCAGTTTCCATTAACTGTTCTCCATACTACTGAAAGGGAAATAAATAGCTGAATTATATTTCTACATGTATAATAGGTCTGTACAAGTGTCACTTTGTATTTAATTACTGCAATAAACCAGATTCATGGACAATACTCACACTTATTGAGATGATTCTATAGGGCTTCCAAATATCAAATTTAGCatagttcttcttcttttttaacttaacttttaacaaacaaaataaaaaaacaatgtttttttctgtttgggcAGTTCACCCAGTATGGCCTGACAAACAGCATTTCTAGGACCAATTGATCAACtaaagacattttaacatgtcaaactgtcaaaacaaaaggtttttgttcaATAACAGGTTTTCACCTCTATGACcctcattttctgaaatgttctgtactataaaaaaaccaaacttaCCTCATCTGGATCCAACACAGATGTTTCATATACCAGACCTTTCATCCCTCTCATCCCACCATAGACCTGTTAAATAATCATAATGCAAAAATGATATTACAACAGGGTTTGGAAAATCTtaagctaaacataaaaaaatcaccagcattaaaagaaaaataaaaacaggtgaACTTgctataaagaaataaaactaaaccacAAGACAATAAATTCCCCTGCAGTCCACCTGAAAACCGTCATCAAGCATTATAGCAGTGCTGTAAATTTCTGAGTCTATACATATTTGTTTGAGATCTACAGAGATTTGGAGTCACTCAGCAGAAACCTGTGTTGGCAGGAATCAGTTCATACTGTGACCTCAGAGGCAGATGACCGCCCAGTGATACCTGACACAGTAAACCAGCCAGGACAGGACTAAATGGATTATGTGCTGCAGCCAGGGCATTATTAATGTCTGTCCTGGTCAAAACCTGAGACAGACCTTCCTAAATTAATATACCGACTCAGATCTCCACCCCTCtcctacttttaaaaacaaaaagttcttTACATTTCCTTTATTATCTAcatccatatttatttaatacaacaTGTAAAGGGTTGTTACTCACCATGTCAACAGTAATCTGACCTATGTTTGTTTTGCCATACTGTTGTTT
The genomic region above belongs to Xiphophorus maculatus strain JP 163 A chromosome 1, X_maculatus-5.0-male, whole genome shotgun sequence and contains:
- the cs gene encoding citrate synthase, mitochondrial, which translates into the protein MSFLTISRLAPKLLNSKNATYLFVAARNATVSTTNLKDVLADLIPKEQTRIKNFKQQYGKTNIGQITVDMVYGGMRGMKGLVYETSVLDPDEGIRFRGYSIPECQKLLPKAPGGEEPLPEGLFWLLVTGQIPTEEQVNWVSKEWAKRAALPSHVVTMLDNFPTNLHPMSQFSAAITALNSESSFARAYSEGVHKSKYWEFVYEDSMDLIAKLPCIAAKIYRNLYREGSSIGAIDSNLDWSHNFTNMLGYSDAQFTELMRLYLTIHSDHEGGNVSAHTSHLVGSALSDPYLSFSAAMNGLAGPLHGLANQEVLVWLTALQKELGGEVSDERMRDYIWNTLKSGRVVPGYGHAVLRKTDPRYTCQREFALKHLPNDPMFKMVAQLYKIVPNVLLEQGKAKNPWPNVDAHSGVLLQYYKMTEMNYYTVLFGVSRALGVLAQLVWSRALGFPLERPKSMSTDGLMSLVGTKSG